ATTCTTTTTTCGTGGATTTGTAGACGAGGGATAAATTTCATCAATTGGTCCTATATTTCATTAAAGCTTCAACCGAATCCTCAAATGGGAGTATCCAACTATCGTTCTAATCAGGTCCTTTTGTCAATTTATAGTTTTGGACTCAATTGTTAGCATGGAAAGGATATAACATGTCCTCAAACCAATCATATCCAAACTGAGGAAATGACTTGATTGGAATGATAATTTTAACTTGAGGATTCAATTGaaatgttttgaagtttaaaaatcaatttagaatTCTACTTGTAACTTGAGAATGCTCGATGCAATTAACCCTATATATTGTTTGGACCAAATTGtaagaaaagaaagtaaaaagctGCATGTTCCATGGAAATGCTTGAGGATTTGGGGCTTTGAATGTGAGGTTCATGATGTTGGTATCGTATAGGGAGAACCTAATCATCAAAGCATATAACTTTaccaaaaaaattattgtatCTAAATACAAATATCCCAatgacatatatatttatatattatatgccACTACAAATTTGGTATTGTTGGTAAAAAATTGGGACACTAAGTGTCGTGTATTTAGGTTTGAGTTTCATCATACATAATTTTTTGTTATGTGCGGGTTTTAGCTTAATGAGTCAAATTTAGTCTAGATTGTTTTGGTTCCTACTTCATTGCTCGGAtatgtatttataattatattataatttaaatgtatTTTACTTATAAACTTTCTTAAATATTTATAGGTCTCAAAAGGACAGGAAAAAGTTGCAGATTGAGATGGTTAAATTATCTTCGACCCGATGTTCGACGTGGGAACATCACCCTTGAAGAACAACTTTTGATTCTTGAACTTCACTCTCGTTGGGGAAACCGGTAATCTTTTAACTcagtttaattatgatttttgtcCTTTTTTATGCTAAAATTCAAGATTTAATCGTTCTATTTTAGTTTGATATAATTTATTCtctctacttttataatgttattagtaatgacacaaattttttttatataaagtcCAGTTCTTTTAGACACAATTTATGAAGCTTTTTAATGTCCTATTATAGATGGTCCAAAATCGCCCAACATTTGCCTGGAAGAACTGACAATGAGATAAAAAACTATTGGAGAACTCGTGTCCAAAAACATGCCAAGCAACTCAAATGTGACGTGAACAGTAAGCAATTCAAAGACACCATGCGATACCTATGGATGCCAAGGTTAGTTGAAAGAATTCAAGCCGGCATTGCCTCCTCCTCCTCCACAACAGCCACTGCCATGGGGCAAATCGGTATACCACAAGTAGCCCTAAGTTATAACACCCTTGACAATTCCAGCACCACAGTCTCGTTGGAGACTCAAATTTCACCAATATCGGATTTTTCCGATTGTTACGGTAACATCGTCCCGATTAATGAAAACACGAACCCGGATTACTTTCAGGCTAGCCAAATTGGTTCCTCTAATGATTACAACCATGGCATGGATTTCCAACCATGGTTGCGTGGAGTTGATAATATTACATCAGATCATTTCTTGGATTGTGATGATTTTTTGTTCTTACAACAGCAATTTAACTTCAACATGTGAGAAATATATCAatcaaataaattgatatatatagTGAGAGAATTTTCaagtaaaatttagaaaaaagaaaacaaatatgaaaatataGGGTTTGATTTGTCTAATTGTGTATCAACTTTGGTTTGTATTTTGGAAccatcttttttttctatttcaggGGTGGGGGAAGATTGTAATTTAAGACTTTTGTTGTTTAtaataatcacattcattcaTATTAACTTCGTcttattttactttgaattttctttttttaaatgatttttaattaatagaaatattgattttttttgcttttttatactttatttttatttatgaaaaataattttattttatcttttttgaaaattaaaaaacacgtttaataatagaaataaaattttatttttaataataaaaatatgaaaatatattcatgcctatttgtaaaagattattttgatatttaaaagataatatttttgtgtttatattgATTTAAACCTATGTTAACTCAttataaatttaaagttaaacGTTTTTATCTTTTGATAAAAGgtaaggataaaaataaaatataaaattgaacaGCATGTGTTGATCTCATGGTCAGGGTGTTCATCATCCTAAGTGTGATTTGAGTTCGCGTCATGCTAGTCGCGTTGCTGTTAAGTTTTACCCTCCTtttataattcaccaaaaaaaaaaacccaaaactaatATCAATAGAATAAATTACAATTTACCAGTTAATTGGTTCCACTTAATGAGTTCAATTAAGAGCtatgattaatatataatattcttttggagaTCATGTAGCTGTCCATGGGGCATAAACCATAAGCTACTTCTACATTACACTACAAAAAAGGTAATTAAAAGGCCTTTAATtatacttaattaactatctatctattaaataaataaataagaataaagGGAGACGTGGCGACATTTACGCGCTAAGTTGGCCATTATTAGACTTTTTGGGATTTTAGACATCCAACGTccaaaaccaaacataaaataattattttaacccaTACTTTAGAATAttgtatacataaattttaatttactgtAATTATATACGTAAAATTTTAATTgtgatttaaatgtttatttaaagatttaattttaatttaatcatacacatttaaaaaataaatacatcaatttatttttatattaaataaatataattatttatttttataatatataaatataaaatgatgttatattaataattgtattaataatttacaagaattagatcaaattaaaattttatgtatacaatacacattaaactataatttatgtataattttgagatttatttattaagttatgatttattttaatcttcattttttgtcaatataattttcttaattttaatgctttttaatactatctttattattaattttattttttattctcaaaGTGCTTAATACTGTTCAATCCAAATTATCAATAATTTTGAATcagaacctttttttttcttttttcaaaaaatcattgaGGAAGAAAGGGtcgataaaatattattatttgatataattaacattattaaAGTAATAAAccccataatttttttaaagaaaaatgaagtggCATGTGTTGAGGACAACGCGAAAGTGAAGCACGTGATGGAAGAGATAGAGAGGATGGCGGCTGGGAATCTTTGTAGGGCGCGTGGCAATGGGAGAAGCCACCGTCGTGGTCCCCACGAGTTTGTTGTTAAATTGAGGACACGTGTTTTTTATGGAGATAAAATATAGTTAGTGGAGAGTTGTTATAATTAGACTTACAGCCGCAACTCTTGAAACAGTTCCGTCAGACTTATCTCCTGatctaatttagtccttgtacaaCAACAATTTAATACCtatttactatttagtccttctAAAGAGGAAGGGAAGTATATACTGCTAAACCCAAATAAAACTTAAATACAAAATTGACCCAAAAAGTATACCTTTCTATTCGCGTAAGAtttcttttataataataaattaaatataattatgtagatcaaaacatacatataataaaataggatttaatctcaatttaattcaattaaatatatatattatcaagaTTATATCTAAATAAAATTCATCTCAAAATTCAAAGTTATCAAATTAGGTAATCCGAGTTTTAGTATGATTTGAAAAATACAACCCTacttgcattcatattattttggATATTTAAGAATCTAAACACTTcattttattccaaaaaaaaatcaaaatccttcaactttcttttaatctttcTACAAACATCAAGTTTTTCTGCAGCAGCTACAAGAAAGCAAATAATGGAAATATCTCATGATCAAGATCACGTTGATGAAATCTCTCAATCTCATTTTGAAGAATCTATGGatgattttttaaaagaaatcgaTGACAACGACGAAAATTATGAGTGTCTTTTAGAAGAAAACGACGACGATGATGGTGATATTGATGACGAAAATTACATTGATGATCGTCAATCTCAAATAGATACTTGGAATTTTTATGATTACCCTTTGTTCGAACAAGATTATCGTTGCCTCCCATTATCTTTCCACGACAAAATAAATGATGATTTATCAGTTGGTAATAGAATCATTATGCCCTCCATGGATCTTGAATTTATCATAGAAAATCAAGTCCCCTTGCCTTTACAATTCGAGATTCATAACTTATCGGAAGGGAAGTTTTCCCATTGTGGGGTTCTCGAGTTCAGTGGACATGAAGACGGTGTAGTGTTCTTACCAGATTGGATGATGGAAAACTTGCAACTAAAAGCATGTGATTTCGTCTATATGAAGAATAAAAAGCTAGAACAGGGAAGTTACATCAAGATTCAACCACACACAAGTGATTTTATTTCTATTCCGAATCCGAAAGCTGTGTTGGAAGAAAATTTACGTAAATTTTGTTGCTTAACAAAGGGTGATACCATAATCATCAGCCATGGGAGCAAAAGGTTTTATATTGACATAGTGGAAACTAAGCCCGACGATGCTATTAGCATTGTGGATATAGACTGCAACGTTGATTTCGCTCCTGCTTTGGATTACGAAGAGCATGCAATTCCCGTTTCAattaattttggtttaaagaagaaagaagaaaaggaggAACAAACTCAGAAATCCGAGTTCAAACCTTTCACGGGTTTAGCTAGAAAATTGAATGCAGAACCATGTTGCAGTACTTATGTACCTAAAATCGGCAGAAATAGGGAGGTGGATGAAGCAAATTCAAAGAGAAGTTCAATCTGCAAATCAGAGGTTACGAGTCAGAATAAAGAAACTGATGATAAGCCAAAGTTTCAAGCTTTTTCAGGGAGGAGCTACACATTAGAGAGGTGACCTCAGAAgattttattcatcaaaatattaatatggatttttagggttttttcgtTTActtataaatgtttttatttaataatattgggAATCTAAATTATCAAATACAGTATCAATAAGTCTTTTTAATTGCGTGTTAAATGTTAGGTTAAATATTAAGTAGAGGAAAATAAGTGGATACCTACTATTTAGACAATTTAGATTCagcctttttaatttttattaacgctctttgttcttttaattaacattttaagTTCAAGTTGTCTATGAGGTAAGCATATACGTGTTTACAATTTGATTTATGTATTTAAATATGTTCAATGTCAAATCTAAATTAACATTTAAtgtctaaattgaataaattaatgaaaaaatttgATTGATGCAATATTGGTAAATTGAAaactaatgaaatattttaaaatataaatcccAATTTAAAATATAGACAATATTTTCAGTTAAATTGTGaactttgatttaaaaaaaaaaacaaattacaacATAAAGCATTTATGTTAACATGATGATTTGGAATAGATGTtgtaaagaaaaattattatcagcatattaactgaaataattaatgatgttaactatttatactaattaacaatgttataaaaataatgagACTAAATCTTAAACATAATAGAGGGACCAAAACTAAATTTCAcctttaatagaaaaaaaaaacacatgaataaagtatattatatatatataaaatttcaatactGAAAACATCCTACCGACTACCTTTGAATATCCATCCACATCAACACATTCCAACTCTGCAACCCAACATCACATCCTCAGCAGCAACAGCactaaacctttttttttttaaatacattattaTTGTTCCTTTTTCCACTCACAAACCAATTAGTGGACCAATGGCAAATCCTCCCAAAAGTGAAGGGGTCTAAGCCAAAACTGCAACTATCAATGGTATGCTCCTCACTTTCATTTCTctgatttttttattgtatttggaTTTTTGACACAAAACCCACTCTTGTCTCATGTTTTCAGTTTAATTACATGTTAGTCCTTCCactatgttgaaaatttgaatgtaatctctttatttttataatgttattagttggTATTGCCATGCGATTAAATGatgtagaaatgtgaaaataaaaccACAAGAGCAGTGTTTGGTAGACGACAATAACTAACGTGTTACCAATTTGGAACTATTAataaagtaaaaagattaaatctaAACTTTCTACATATTAAAGGGACTAAAACTGAAATTAAACTTATTTTCCGAAATCAGATTGAAAATGCACTACTACTGGATTAAAATGCttttcaattagggattaaacTACATCAAATAAAATGATACAACACAAACCAATTTTCCATCCCAAAATAAACAAATTGCTTTTGTTGCTTGCTATGGGGGGGATGGGAAGGGATGACAggccaaaaaatatatatatatttttttaagttgcTTTGAAAAGGTGAAGGCGACTGTCCCCAAGCCTTAGAGAATGGGAAGCCTTCTTGTATTCATCCCAAGTGAAAGGCCTATAAAGCAATGGCTTGTGGGGAGTGACCAACTCTATAGGTGGAGTGAGGCATGTATGGAGTGGTGGTGCCCCAAAATAGGCCATTGACATTCTGGACTTACTGGTGTTTGTCACCATGGCTCTGTGTCTTACACTCATGAACCTCCCATTAGTCATtgccttcaaaaaaaaaaaaaaaaccaaaatactaTTAGTCTGTTGCTATTGCTGTGTATTGTGGCTTATTGAAATTgggtttatttaaaatttaggttaTTTAAATTAGATCATTATAAATTTAGATTATTTCATATTTAGATAGTTTAATATTTCGAGTCATTTTCAAATTAAGTTAActtgaatttaattcaatttaggaTAACTTCAACAgataataattttgattaaatgaaaaatcttCATTTTAGCCTTTCCTACAAattataactttcaatttaataaaaaattcattatcaaccCCTCTAAAAcattaacaattttaattttaattttaattctcatGTTTTATAATCATATCTTAAACTCCTTATATAAAAATCCTAGCTCATCATCACTTCTATCTTCCAGCACATTGAAGTAAAACGTGGCATTCGatacatttttgttgtttttgttccTCAAAACTCTGAACCATAATGACCCATGTTTGTTTCCCgaggaaaaaaaaagatgttAGGGTAACCTTAGAAAAACTTTCTGGATTCTATGAGTTTTTAGGCAGATGACATCATCTATAAATGATAACATCTGTCGGAAAACCTTTTTCTATCAGCTCCATATATTgtcaaaaaagaagaagttagCAGGTATTTGATTATGACAAGagagaaaaatataataaatgtaactttatattttaataattaaattgtatttattttctttattcaaataatgaataaatttatttttatatattaaattaaatgataaattgatattttattaaaagaattatttatttttattattaaaatttagtttttgcACTCATAGTGTGCTACTGTgtaattatatgatgattttgtcACTTTAATCCTATGAACAAATATTATTTTAcccatttttaagtaaaaaagcaATATACGATGAGACCTAGCTTTTCccgaaggaaaaataaaaaagaagatagaaaaatGGAACCAAACCTGTAAAACGTCACCAACATTAACACAGAAGGCAGTAGGGTGAGGAGGAACGGGAACCCACACACCATGATCCTCATCATCAACTTGGGATTTAACTTGCAAGCCACCCACATCGTTGGATTTGAGGATGGTCAAGATCTGAGGGTCAGTATGTTCCCCAAAACCAACCTTATTAGCATGAAATGAAGGGTctttgttgttgttattgttgttgttgcaGAGAATGGGTGGATAGTGATTGAGCCTGAAAATGGAGTCATTATCAACGCCCTTGATCATCTTACTGAACACTGATGAATCGTGGACCCTCAGTCCCTCTGCCATTAGTTCTAATATCTCACATGCTAACCCTGTCACTGCTTCTATGTAACCATTCACAGCAGAGCTGTCACCAGTATACACACACAAATCACCATCACGcactagttttaagaaaaaagaaagaaagaaagtttaaTTTTGCCCTCGGTCCCCCTAAGTTGTTTTATATGCTAAGTCCAGTTGATAACACGTATTCCTACTCGAAAGAAATTCGGTTAATAATAttatctattttcaaaattaatagtaaaataaGGGTTAACTATTTTCTAAGCTACTCAAATAAGGTCCTTTGAAATGCTGTATATTAATGTCCTTTAAAAGTAAATGACTCAGTTGCCATGCGTTATATATTAAACATGTTAGATTCACCAAATTTTGTATAATAAATTGGGGTAAAGTGTAACGATGGTAATGGAGTGGGGCAAGACCCACCCTACTCCACCTCAACcagttaattttaatattttcaatttttttaatttttttaaaaataaataaatatttaaacataattttttaaaaaatatttaaatataaaatatacaattttttttataacaatttatTACAAGAAACATACAGCGAAGTGGGACAAAATGAATCATGTAATTAATGTAATCGTTTTCATTACTTAAAAATAATCACCGCACCTCGCTGTATATCCtctttggaaaaaaatatttcattcaGAGTGAATCAATCAATTTGGATCCCATCATGCTGTTCGAGTCCTTTCACACTTTGAAATGTGTGAACAACTCCTAAAGGATTCAGCCTCGTTTAAAGCATTTAACAAAAGCAaaggaattaaattgtaaaaaactgtTAAGGATATGGATATGGGGTTGAGAATCAGACCCCAAAAAAGAATCTTTGCTATCAAATTTCAATTCCATTTGATTTGATTAGACCTTGTTTAGTTTCTGACATGTAAATCTGATATACAATCTTTTAACATGTTTCATACAGACGCGCTACCTTTAAGAGCGTGAAACTACAAGACTGACAACGAACACAGTGAGAGACAAGTTGTCTCTGACATAATATCCCACCTTGTAGGAGAAAACTATTGTCTATATATCCCACATACCACAGTCTCCATGTGActtgatgatgaagaagaaaagaagttgaaAGTAATTTTAAAAACTCACGTGTGTCTGTTCATAAAAATCACGTGTGTATATATGGAAAATATAGTAATCATCAACATAAAAAAGCATGGCATGAGGTGTAAAAGAAGAAATACAACTCATGTATCCCGACATATATGTTGATTCATATAGTTCATGAACCCCGCGTTAAAAGTACCGTATGGGGCCGTATATAGCAAGTtcatggtaaaagtatcataaaaatttttgtattaagagttatattaaattttattttttacttaaaaaataagtaaattaatttttatacattagataatagaataatttagtcatttagttaaaaaattcatccatttttattg
This window of the Gossypium hirsutum isolate 1008001.06 chromosome A09, Gossypium_hirsutum_v2.1, whole genome shotgun sequence genome carries:
- the LOC107935124 gene encoding transcription factor MYB78, which gives rise to MDAKAKGNVRREEEDDQIELRRGPWTVEEDLKLVNYIASHGEGRWNSLALFAGLKRTGKSCRLRWLNYLRPDVRRGNITLEEQLLILELHSRWGNRWSKIAQHLPGRTDNEIKNYWRTRVQKHAKQLKCDVNSKQFKDTMRYLWMPRLVERIQAGIASSSSTTATAMGQIGIPQVALSYNTLDNSSTTVSLETQISPISDFSDCYGNIVPINENTNPDYFQASQIGSSNDYNHGMDFQPWLRGVDNITSDHFLDCDDFLFLQQQFNFNM
- the LOC107935128 gene encoding ubiquitin fusion degradation protein 1 homolog — translated: MEISHDQDHVDEISQSHFEESMDDFLKEIDDNDENYECLLEENDDDDGDIDDENYIDDRQSQIDTWNFYDYPLFEQDYRCLPLSFHDKINDDLSVGNRIIMPSMDLEFIIENQVPLPLQFEIHNLSEGKFSHCGVLEFSGHEDGVVFLPDWMMENLQLKACDFVYMKNKKLEQGSYIKIQPHTSDFISIPNPKAVLEENLRKFCCLTKGDTIIISHGSKRFYIDIVETKPDDAISIVDIDCNVDFAPALDYEEHAIPVSINFGLKKKEEKEEQTQKSEFKPFTGLARKLNAEPCCSTYVPKIGRNREVDEANSKRSSICKSEVTSQNKETDDKPKFQAFSGRSYTLER
- the LOC107935135 gene encoding gibberellin 2-beta-dioxygenase 2 — encoded protein: MVVASPSPTHPEKVQFIELPIIDLSAERSKVINLVIKACEEYGFFEVINHGVSHDIITRMEEQGLGFFAKPLGDKQKAGPATPFGYGCKNIGFNGDVGEVEYLMLGTNSLSIVERSYAISNDPKMFSSAVNGYIEAVTGLACEILELMAEGLRVHDSSVFSKMIKGVDNDSIFRLNHYPPILCNNNNNNNKDPSFHANKVGFGEHTDPQILTILKSNDVGGLQVKSQVDDEDHGVWVPVPPHPTAFCVNVGDVLQAMTNGRFMSVRHRAMVTNTSKSRMSMAYFGAPPLHTCLTPPIELVTPHKPLLYRPFTWDEYKKASHSLRLGDSRLHLFKAT